Part of the Paramisgurnus dabryanus chromosome 21, PD_genome_1.1, whole genome shotgun sequence genome, accttttTTAGAGGTAAGGGCACATAATGTGTATTTTAGTGTAAAACCGGATGTATTAACCTCACAGCATGATATATCAATATCCCTGCCTTGACAGCCTGCAAGCAGTCTCAAGCAAATGTGTTTCAATTTCGTATAAAGGGTTTCGGCTCCTGTTTCAAGATGCCAAAGAAATGCAAAGGATCCAGACCCGGGTGCTCACCACCAACATAGATTTTAAGGATCTGCCATACCGTGAGTTGGAGAAACTCAGACAGGTAAGAGGAATACTTTGAGAACTGATCTGATACAATTTTATGGGATTGATATCTGTTAAATGAAGTTAATGTcatatttatcttttttttttcagttccGCAGAGATTTGATCAAAGCCATTCCCCTAGTCGTCATTTCGTTACCTCCATTTGCCAACTATTTTGTATTTATCCTCATGTAAGTATTTAGCATGATCTGATTATTTTGTTAGtgtgtttttaatgtttgtgtttgaaactagtcatttttaatccatttattttacttttttttcaaCAGGTACTTCTATCCTCGCCAGCTCCTGATCAGGCACTTTTGGACCCCACAGCAGCTGGTGGAGTTTCAGGGAATATATCATACTCAGAGAGCACACCATCACTGGGCTATAGTCAAAGGACTGGAGAGGACAGCACCGTCTGTCCAAGACGGCAGACTTAAAAGCCGCCTCTTGGAGCTTTGCAGTAAGGTGAGAGGCTTGATGAAACCAGGAATGAAATGTTTTATATGTTATGTGTTTATAAGGATAGGTTTTTTTTTGACACCGTACAGGCCAGACTTGTATTGCATATTGCTATTGAAATATATATGTGTGGGTCGTCAGGTTCGAAATGGAGTTCATCCTGTGGTGTCTGATGTCCATGCAGTGAGAACTTTGTTCTCTGGACCACCTTTAGGTATCGGGAGAATGTATGCAGACCAAATGGTGAGCTTTTGTTTCCTCCGTGCTAAAACAGCTAGTTAAAAGTAACACTGAATATATTTAATGTTCTTATTTGTAGTTTTATTGTCAATTATAAACTTGTCAATCAGAAACACTCGCTGGCTGCCAATAATATTTGGTTTTGCTGACACCTTTTGGTCTTAGAGAGTAAAACACCTATAATGTTGAAatcttcaaaaaaataaataaacaaacaaaaatctaGCTATTTGCATTTTGAAATGCTTGTAAAGTTCTTGTTTATTTTCAGAGACAACTCAGTCCACTGCTCTTCCTGACGCCCCGTCTCCCTGCCTTTTGGGTGGGTCGACGCTTGAACAAACACGTCATGGAACTCATGCAGCTCGACCGTGCCATTGTTCGATTAGGTTTGCACCAGTTAAATGATGCAGAGCTCCGAGAGGTCAGACGTCACTATAACACTTTTTACCAATTATTCTCTACCATTAGCCTTTACGTTCTATGGTTTTGATGGATAACGTTTCACCCAGGCATGCTTTGTGAGAGGGTTGAATCCAGACTTAAGTCCCGGACAGTGCAGAGAATGGCTCGCACAATGGTTACAGTTCTCAACGCACCTTAAAGGTAGGAACTGAAAAGACTGAAGTGTGCTGAAGgttgcactttattttacagtacgtgtacttaccttgtacatatggtaaatatgttgtacttGCAGACAAATATGTGGTAATTACTTTTGAGTATCTACATCATAATTaaatggtatcattactgtacttaccagtggtattTACTTGGCAGTTATTATGTTattctagataagtactgggtattGCCAGATACAAAATTatagtgtatgtatactgtaactaacaagatacactactgtacttacaaattcaTGTACaatatggggcggtttcccggacagggattagaatagtcctagactaaaataaatgtaagagctgtccaaactcaaaacaacttacactttcatatcttaaaatacatcagtgccctcaaaatgcacacaagtaatgttttaagtaagacatgtttttttaaaactagttatatttcctaattaaactaaggcctagtcctggcttaagctaatccctgtccgggaaaccgctcctataagtatttagtacttaCAGGCAATTGTGGGTTAATGACAGGTACTTATAGTGTACGACGTATATATATTAACTAATAACTAACACTtctgtacttacaaatgaatgtacaatataatATTTAGTACTTACAGGCAATTGTGGGTTAATGACAGGTACTTTTAGTGTAcaacgtatatatatatatatatatatgaactaataacaaacacttctgtacttacaaatgaatgtacaatataagtatttagtactAACGGGCAATTGTGGGTTAATGACAGGTACTTATAGTGTACGACTATATATTAACTAATAACAAACACTtctgtacttacaaatgaattTACAATATAAGTTTTTAGTACTTACAGGCAATTGTGGGTTAATGACAGGTACAGGTACAACGTATATATTAACTAAtaacaaacactactgtacttataAATTGCATGTACATGGTAAGTACCGGTACATatagtgtatgtatactgtaactaatgaGAAACGATCCTGTAAGTGTGTGGTACATACAAGCAAGTGTAAGTTAATGACAGGCACATATAGTGTACaaatatgataactaataacaaacaCTACTGATGTGCCATTTTGTACTCTGTACAGgactgttaaataaagtgttgcattttacacagttattacacaggacctaccacctaagatatagcgtAGTATACATAtgccactgtgaggcaaacctaACCATTAAATAACGTACGTACACATAAACTactgtgtaataaatgtataaaatgcaacaatttattttacagtcctgtttccatgcattTACTATGGAcctactagtgaatgtacccagtagtacTTATCTAGAAttacataataaatatttaccactggtaagtacagtaatgataacatttaattactatgtagatactcaaaagaaagtaccacacatttgtctgtaagtacaacatattaaccatatatatgtacaaggtaagtataCGTGTTATTACACAGCCCTGTAACACTTCTTTTTAATCTTGATTGGATTAATCAAGAAGTTTTGAGGTCAAATTCAGTTATTATCCATTTATTGTAAACCATGTAATTGTGTTCGTTCAGGAAATGATTTTAATTCAAACATTTACATCCTGAATCTTTAAATAATATGACACCCATTTTGCATTTGCGAAAGTGATGTTGTTGTACAATTGATGACAGTTATTCTTTCACACATTCATTGTGCCACTATTTCCTTCCTTTGGTTCAGAATCAGAGGCGTCTCTCTATCTGCACAGCATGGTACTGCTCACTGTAAACTACGCAAAACACCCCTCTCATTAACCTCGGACAACCAGATGATGACTTCGCTTGGTACAGACTTTACAGAAACAATTAAAACACACCTGATGGAATATCCCACAGGAACAAGACGACTGCAAATCTGAACAGCACAATTTTTATCATTTAAGTTTCTGCGATGTATATTCATGAATGTGGTCATCATgctttatattaatttaaacatatttctAATTTTGTTTACTTAAGTGTGGGATAGATAGAAGGGATGTgatcatttacataaaatgtaacattttgcaATTGTTAAAACATAACTGTGATATATGCCAAACATATCAATTTTGGAACTCATTGGTCTTACCATGTGACATTCAATGACTTATTCTACTAAAGATGGTCCAAATAGAGTCAGGACTGAAGTGATGTAACTAGTTATTTTGGGCTCTGATAGAAGTTCTCATACCCACCTCCCACATGACTTTAAAAACACCACAATCAAACTTGTAGCACCGATTCTATTTGTTTGAAGCATTCATGACAACTATCACCTTCCATGTGAATACTTTAACTAGGTAGTAGTAGTGTTTATTCCCTTGTTGTTATTAACATAAGCCTGTAAAACATTCTGCAGATAaggtatattattttattttaaatatatatattttaattagtaagtttatatacacattttatgtatttatttttgaaaattacAAAATTATTGCATCTTGCTAATGTCAATCCATGTTGTTTGCACTGGGCTGATGGAAAAATCGTTGCAATCAAGTTGTTGCTAAACAAGGTTTGGATCTTAAGGACGTCTTTAAACCGTCTTATTCAGCCTTTAACAGTGCCTTTCACCTTAATAACATTGGTGAAGTTTCGGTGCAATATGTTTTATGTTCCCATTTGTGCTGTAATTTTGAAATGTTGTATTTTATATCAAGAGGCACATGTGTTTGGTTTTGTTTAGTGAAACAGTAAAAGACAATACAGAATGAGACGATATGAAATGACCAATTGAAATACTTGTTTGGTACATTTTATTGGTTGATTATTGAAAATGATCATATCAATATATATGTATGTTAAATCAATTACAAAAATTTCCATTGTTCCTTAAACCAAAAAGAAATGGTCAACATGGTGATAAAACTTTTTAACAAGTCAAAAACTGAGACCCAACAGCAGACTAATCATCAGATTAGTCATAGAAACACACTATTTAATCTCAGATGTGAAATGAGCGCTGACAACTTAAACACCAAAGGGAAACAATATCTgccctttaaaaaagttttttaaaaacacaggaaTAATCTCAAAGCTTTAAGTAATAGTTTTGTCCTGTTTTCCGGAATTGGACTTTCCGGATTTGATGCGATCACATGACTTCATAGCCACTGCGGATGCCTTTCATCAGAACACAGGCCAGCACAATCCCTGTAAACTACAACAACAAAAGATCTGGTTTAGTGTATGATAATAGAGAAATTTCATTAATCATCAGATGTGCTTAACTTGTTAATTAACATTAAAGGGGccaaaatctgactttttccatgttttagtgctatgattgggtccccagtgcttctatcaacctagaaaatgtgaaaaagttcaacccagtaacttagttttggtaaaccattctctgcaagcatgtaaaaaatgggttgttgaaatttggctctctttatgatgtcataaggagctcttattataataataccaccccttaatctgcacaattcaaccacggcactgccatttaattcacagcacaattgagtttcaatttcaacaaaccactatcAGTGTTCGCacttcatttgcattttaaaggacacacccaaaatggcacattttgacatacctacaaagtggcaattttaacatgctatataaaattactttatataggtattttgagctaaaccttcacatatgtgctctgggaacaccaaagatttatttgacatcttaaaaaaagtcttgtgacatggcccttTTACAAAGAATGGTTCTTAGAAATAGTTCTAGACTTTAGGTGCATcaccaaaatgtttttatatgataCTTGAAGACTTTTCCACAGAACTGTGTGTTTTAGGTTAAAACAAAGCATAAATGTATTGTCTTACTTGCACAAATGCTATAACAAGAGCTGCCACACCAACCCACAGGAGACTATTGTTCAGTAAGGATGTCATAGTACCCGCACATCCCTGtataaaacaaatacaaataaaatattatttcactGTAGATACCACATATCTACTCAATAAACAACGTAACGTTATATAAAATGCctactgctttaaaaaaaaaaaaaattatgttataATACAGAACTCCATTGTACACCATTTCCAATAGATTCTTACGTTTCTGTAGATTTTCTTGCCATCGTGGATGGTTCCATTACCACAGCCCTTAACCGGTTTTATACAGCAGGAGTCCGGGACTGAATTATGGTCGGGTTTAAAGTTCTTCCAATCGTCAGAGTTGGAGGATCCACAGCACCTAAGCTAGAGGAGAAATAAACGTCAAGTCAACCTTTTATTTAGCTAGCTTTACTTGACTTAACCTGCTCACTTTGAAAACTTAAAGACTAGTTGTCTGACTGACCTCTTTCTGTATTCCATCCATGGTTTTTCTCACGTCCTCCGTGGTGTTATATTTTGTAATCATTTCTTTCAAACTGTTGCCCACCCAAATATTCAGCTACAAAACAACACAGAAATGGTTGTGAGACAAATTCAACTTGGAAATCAAGATGATTTATCATTAGATGATGGTAATACCTTGCCACGGAAGACATATGCAGTAATAGCGCCAGCAATTTCAATGATGATAATGATGGAGAGAAAAACAGCAAACTAGGAGAAAACAAAGACACAAGTGTTGCTGCATTGTGTTAACAGCACAAAGTTGTTGGTTTCACATCCAAATAGTGACAAATGTATACCCTTCATACTTTTTTTCAGATAAATGCATTTGACAAATGAGTACAAGTAAACATCCTAAATGTTAATTCAATCACATAATTAAACCGTAAAGGAATACAGTGTAATATGCAGCCCTGTCTAATGTATAGGATTACTTTAGATTTATATTCTACaacaggggtgaaacttacattTTATGATTCAATTTAAATTCACAAACTCTCTATCAATACCAAGCCATGCATTATAATCCAGCCATACAATGGTACATTGCCAGTTACCTTACTTCCTTACTGTTGTTGTCAATTTAAATCAAGCgcaaagaaatatatatttttaatctaATTTAATCTGGTTAGACCAGTTAGACTGCTTATCCTGAACCCAACGCATAAACAAAAACACTAAAGTTGTACTGGGCCGGTTTCACCAGTCACGTAAATGGGCACAAACTTAAATTGGTTCCAAATGATCCAAACACTTCCTAGTttagatttttattaaacatcCTTACCGTTGTGATCATGCAGTAATTCTCCTTCCAAGCTCCACAGCAGCCAAAGAAAGCGATGAAGAAGATGACGACCCCCACCACAATTATCAACATGGCTGAACCAGAAATCCCATTGACGGCCGCTGACTTGAGCGTAACTTGAGCTAGTACGCCCACAACTATTAAGGCCACGCCACATAGCTAGGAAATAAAGACAAGAAGCCAGAAGTAGAAAAATCAGTATGAGACAAAACTATAACCCTAGATGGACCTAAAACAGACTGATACTTTAAAAAATTCAGTACATTGATATGCAAATGGCACTATAAAGTTATATAATCCTCTATATAAAGTTTAAGCAAACACAGTTATCAGCAAAGAAGCTCCTATCACTATAGGTATTATCTCAAAGATAAAGTCTCTAATAAAGTAGCTGTAGTATAGCAGGTATAAAGGATGTTTAGTATATATGGAGGATGTATGGGTGTCTCAGTGCAAACAAGCGCCTGCCAGCTGGCAGCCCTGATGTAGTTTTATGACCAGATCAGAACAACACCAGAGTCAATATTTGAAGGTAATCTGTGGTAACGGGTACCTGTACAATACATGAAAGAGTATCCTGCTTTCCTTTGTTTGCCGTGTGAAATAGCCACGTTGTTACAGCGTAAAGAAATACATGTGACTAGTTCACTCACTGGATGAGATAACATGTGATGGCATGAATAAGAAGTGATCATCAAATACCACCCCATATTTCAGCTGACCTTAAGCTTTACTTTAGAGAAGAACGTTGATACTCGCATAGAAAGTCACATGGTGACATCATTAATAGGAACGCCAATCACATGATTGAAGCCGAATGTTATGACCTCTGTATCTTTAATGTCAAATGCCCCTTTTCTCACACAAAGCTTTTTATGATTTCCTTTTTCAAAAGAAAAGTGCTGCTATGTGCATTACTGTGACCCATATGTCACTACAGGTG contains:
- the letmd1 gene encoding LETM1 domain-containing protein 1 is translated as MRNCQAAAQSKMALSCRGVCRGVSMILLYGQRSVGVKAALCTPRLTSTQSSYSSLWLVRHYSPSQARHGIGRSIVSRLKRVNEKYERFLQRRFPRFYVLYTTFFRGFRLLFQDAKEMQRIQTRVLTTNIDFKDLPYRELEKLRQFRRDLIKAIPLVVISLPPFANYFVFILMYFYPRQLLIRHFWTPQQLVEFQGIYHTQRAHHHWAIVKGLERTAPSVQDGRLKSRLLELCSKVRNGVHPVVSDVHAVRTLFSGPPLGIGRMYADQMRQLSPLLFLTPRLPAFWVGRRLNKHVMELMQLDRAIVRLGLHQLNDAELREACFVRGLNPDLSPGQCREWLAQWLQFSTHLKESEASLYLHSMVLLTVNYAKHPSH
- the cd63 gene encoding CD63 antigen, producing the protein MAVEGITKCVKYLLFFFNFIFWLCGVALIVVGVLAQVTLKSAAVNGISGSAMLIIVVGVVIFFIAFFGCCGAWKENYCMITTFAVFLSIIIIIEIAGAITAYVFRGKLNIWVGNSLKEMITKYNTTEDVRKTMDGIQKELRCCGSSNSDDWKNFKPDHNSVPDSCCIKPVKGCGNGTIHDGKKIYRNGCAGTMTSLLNNSLLWVGVAALVIAFVQFTGIVLACVLMKGIRSGYEVM